A single Bacteroidales bacterium DNA region contains:
- the miaA gene encoding tRNA (adenosine(37)-N6)-dimethylallyltransferase MiaA, which yields MAETITIIGVTASGKTSLAVKLAYETGGEIISADSRQIYRRMDLGTGKDINEYTCNGKQIPYHLIDICEPGYKYNLYQYKRDFTNALKDIQSRGKLPIICGGTGLYVETVLKGYAMPEVPENKELRDSLADKTLEELTSILSQYKTLHNTTDVDSCKRAIRAIEIAEYYKTLPQPELEDTPLDTLLVAIDIDRETRRANISKRLHQRLEDGMVAEVESLLNEGIAPEDLIYYGLEYKYLTEYVIGKTTYEQMVSGLEIAIHQFAKRQMTWFRGMERRGFKINWIDYNLPLDEKVARILDLTKL from the coding sequence ATGGCAGAAACTATAACTATAATAGGAGTAACAGCATCAGGAAAAACATCGTTGGCTGTAAAATTAGCGTACGAAACAGGAGGAGAGATAATCTCTGCCGATTCACGTCAGATTTACCGCCGTATGGATTTGGGTACAGGAAAAGATATAAATGAATATACCTGTAACGGAAAGCAGATACCCTATCACCTTATTGATATTTGTGAGCCCGGATATAAATATAATCTATACCAATATAAGCGAGATTTTACAAATGCTCTAAAAGATATTCAGTCAAGAGGCAAACTCCCAATAATATGTGGAGGAACAGGTTTGTATGTCGAAACTGTACTAAAAGGGTATGCAATGCCTGAGGTGCCTGAAAATAAAGAACTTCGGGACTCACTCGCTGATAAAACTTTAGAGGAACTTACTTCAATATTATCGCAATACAAAACACTGCACAACACAACAGATGTTGATAGTTGCAAACGTGCAATAAGAGCAATAGAGATAGCCGAATATTATAAAACATTACCTCAGCCTGAGTTAGAAGATACACCCCTTGATACATTACTGGTTGCTATTGATATTGATAGAGAAACACGCAGAGCAAATATATCTAAACGCTTGCATCAACGTTTAGAGGATGGAATGGTTGCAGAGGTGGAGTCTTTGCTTAACGAAGGAATAGCCCCAGAGGATTTAATCTATTATGGTTTAGAGTATAAATATCTAACCGAATACGTTATAGGTAAAACAACATACGAGCAGATGGTATCGGGGTTGGAAATAGCCATTCACCAATTTGCAAAACGTCAAATGACATGGTTTAGAGGAATGGAACGCAGAGGTTTTAAAATTAACTGGATAGATTATAATCTGCCTCTTGATGAAAAAGTTGCCCGAATATTAGACCTGACAAAACTGTGA
- a CDS encoding DPP IV N-terminal domain-containing protein, translating to MKKIFITLFALTLTLFSISAITLEEVASNKYKATTMPNVVSSADGKYYAIANPEKSMIFKCEYSTGKVVDTLFNTSTARDCKFRTFEGFDMSQDFRYILLHTEKEKIYRISYKAKYYTVEVKRNLVKPLTKDSRKQQIATFSPNGRMVAFVMDGNVYLKKLDYDSQSEVTRGAKQDTLMYGVTSWAYEEEFRFVNSLSWSSDSETLAFLRTNEGNVNRTSMQIYQPQDNAYPQEYSYKYPVSGADCSLTEVYTYTVESRVVKKMDVPVEEGGYIPRILFTRDSTSLAVMTLNREQNLLNIYSVNPKSGVSKLLVKESSKTWVDEKSYNNIMFFDSYFVMPSMRDGNRHLYQYSTNGKLIRQLTKGKWDVISFLGSDGKKNFYYTGNPEGAIYSALYKVDTSGKTTMLSKGGGYVTAQLNPTATHYIVSYSNISTPYQITLKATTGKTIKTIADNKELQGVKFTDKEFFTFTTPEGVELNGYMLKPLDFSADKKYPVIMMQYSGPGSQRVLNRWEAFDWLHHIVGEGYLVVCVDPRGTGGRGEQFSHCIYRQMGLYESQDQISAAKYLSTLPYVDKNNISIYGWSFGGYTSLMSASTSKGVFANAVAVAPVTDWHLYDAIYTERYMNTPQANKSGYEITSPLKKASDMNSNLLLISGTADDNVRLINTMQYTTALINAGKQFDMQLYPDCNHSILGYENRLHLYTRICDFIKRNTK from the coding sequence ATGAAAAAGATATTTATAACACTCTTTGCATTAACTCTAACTCTATTTTCAATTTCGGCAATAACATTAGAGGAGGTAGCATCAAATAAATATAAGGCAACCACAATGCCCAATGTTGTATCATCTGCAGATGGTAAATATTATGCTATTGCAAATCCTGAAAAATCAATGATATTCAAGTGTGAGTATAGTACAGGAAAGGTAGTTGATACTCTTTTTAATACATCAACTGCCAGAGATTGTAAATTCCGCACCTTTGAAGGGTTTGATATGAGTCAAGATTTCAGATATATTCTACTTCATACCGAAAAAGAGAAGATATATCGTATATCGTATAAGGCTAAATATTATACAGTTGAAGTTAAACGTAATTTAGTAAAACCTTTAACAAAAGATAGTCGTAAACAACAAATAGCAACATTCTCTCCAAACGGACGTATGGTAGCGTTTGTAATGGATGGCAACGTATATCTTAAAAAATTAGATTACGACTCTCAATCAGAGGTAACACGCGGAGCAAAACAAGATACTCTTATGTATGGAGTTACATCGTGGGCATACGAAGAGGAGTTCCGTTTTGTAAACTCTTTATCGTGGTCATCAGACAGCGAAACATTAGCCTTCTTAAGAACAAACGAGGGTAATGTAAATCGTACATCAATGCAAATATATCAACCTCAAGATAACGCTTATCCTCAAGAGTATTCATATAAATATCCAGTATCAGGAGCAGATTGCTCTCTAACCGAAGTATATACATATACAGTAGAGTCAAGAGTGGTTAAGAAAATGGATGTTCCAGTAGAAGAGGGAGGATATATTCCACGCATACTATTTACACGTGATTCAACATCACTTGCTGTAATGACTTTAAATCGTGAGCAGAATCTGTTAAATATATATAGCGTTAATCCTAAATCAGGAGTTTCAAAACTGTTAGTAAAAGAGAGTAGTAAAACATGGGTAGATGAGAAGAGTTACAATAATATAATGTTCTTTGACTCATACTTTGTAATGCCCTCAATGAGGGACGGAAACCGTCATCTATATCAATACTCAACAAACGGAAAACTTATACGTCAATTAACAAAAGGGAAATGGGATGTTATCTCATTTTTGGGCTCAGACGGCAAAAAGAACTTCTACTATACAGGAAATCCCGAAGGAGCAATATATAGTGCCCTATACAAAGTTGATACAAGCGGTAAAACAACAATGTTGAGTAAAGGAGGTGGCTATGTAACTGCTCAGTTGAATCCAACAGCAACACATTATATAGTGTCGTATTCAAACATCTCAACCCCATATCAAATAACATTAAAAGCAACAACTGGCAAAACAATAAAAACTATTGCTGATAACAAAGAGTTGCAAGGTGTTAAATTTACTGATAAAGAGTTTTTTACTTTTACAACACCTGAGGGAGTAGAACTAAACGGATATATGCTGAAACCTCTTGATTTCTCTGCTGATAAAAAATACCCAGTTATTATGATGCAATATAGCGGACCCGGGTCACAGCGAGTTCTTAATCGTTGGGAGGCATTTGATTGGCTTCATCATATAGTAGGAGAGGGATATTTAGTAGTATGTGTTGATCCTCGAGGAACAGGAGGAAGAGGAGAACAATTCTCTCATTGTATATACCGACAAATGGGTCTATATGAGAGTCAAGACCAAATATCTGCTGCAAAATATCTATCAACCCTACCATACGTTGATAAAAACAATATTTCAATATATGGTTGGAGTTTTGGCGGATATACATCACTTATGTCAGCATCAACAAGTAAAGGTGTTTTTGCTAATGCAGTGGCAGTAGCACCGGTAACAGATTGGCACTTGTACGATGCAATATATACAGAGCGTTATATGAATACTCCCCAAGCAAATAAGAGTGGATATGAGATAACCTCTCCCCTAAAAAAGGCTTCAGATATGAACTCAAATCTATTGTTAATATCTGGAACAGCCGATGACAATGTTCGTTTGATTAATACAATGCAATATACAACTGCACTTATAAACGCCGGAAAACAGTTTGATATGCAACTCTATCCCGATTGTAATCACTCTATCTTGGGATATGAAAACAGATTACATCTATACACAAGAATATGTGACTTTATAAAGAGAAATACTAAATAG
- a CDS encoding YgiQ family radical SAM protein gives MAHNNKPDLKLWLPTTKKEMDIRGWDYVDVIIFSGDAYVDHPSFGAAVIGRTLEAEGLRVAIVPQPNWRDDLRDFKKLGKPRLFFGVSAGAMDSMVNHYTANKRLRSDDAYTPDGKAGMRPDYPTIVYSNILKELYPDTPIVIGGIEASMRRLAHYDYWQDSFRKSILIDSKADILVYGMGEKPIKAIAKELADGKNIYELKDIPQTAVLANVDSAKNDDKNITLHSYEVCLKDKRKDAENFKIIDEESNRVTDITLWQTYNNCAVKVNPPFEPMTEEEIDASFDLPYTRLPHPKYSGKSLSAYEMIKFSVNLHRGCFGGCAFCAIAAHQGKHITSRSERSVLEEVKQLTLMPDFKGYLSDLGGPSANMYKMGGKNKEMCKRCKRPSCLHPKMCKNLKCDHSHLINLYKKVDAIKGIKKSFIGSGIRYDMLMHRYDDENMNIAAKQYTEEVISKHVSGRLKVAPEHTSDSVLNIMRKPSFALFGEFRKIFDKTNIKYGLNQQIIPYFISSHPGCSLVDMAELAVITKGLDFKLEQVQDFTPTPMTLSTEIFYTGINPYTGEEVYTAKRKEDKLAQREFFFWYKPENRNNIRNTLKRIGREDLANKLLGNKKRK, from the coding sequence ATGGCACACAATAATAAACCGGATTTAAAATTATGGTTACCAACCACAAAAAAAGAGATGGATATTCGTGGCTGGGACTATGTTGATGTTATTATTTTTAGTGGTGATGCATACGTTGATCACCCTTCGTTTGGTGCCGCTGTTATAGGTAGAACTCTCGAAGCAGAAGGTTTACGTGTTGCCATTGTTCCTCAACCTAACTGGCGTGATGATTTACGTGATTTTAAGAAGTTAGGAAAACCACGTTTATTCTTTGGCGTTTCGGCTGGTGCAATGGACTCAATGGTCAATCACTACACTGCAAACAAAAGACTTAGAAGCGATGACGCCTACACTCCTGATGGCAAGGCTGGTATGCGACCCGACTACCCTACTATTGTTTATAGTAATATTTTAAAAGAGTTATATCCCGATACTCCAATAGTTATTGGTGGCATTGAAGCTTCTATGAGAAGATTGGCTCATTACGACTACTGGCAAGACTCATTTAGAAAGAGTATTTTGATTGATAGCAAGGCCGATATTCTTGTTTACGGTATGGGCGAAAAACCTATTAAAGCAATTGCAAAGGAGTTGGCTGATGGTAAAAATATATATGAACTTAAAGATATTCCTCAAACCGCAGTATTAGCGAATGTTGATTCGGCTAAAAACGATGATAAGAATATTACACTACATTCGTATGAGGTTTGTTTAAAAGATAAGCGTAAGGATGCTGAGAATTTTAAAATAATTGATGAAGAGAGTAATCGTGTAACAGATATTACTCTTTGGCAAACATATAATAATTGTGCAGTAAAGGTTAATCCTCCTTTTGAACCTATGACAGAAGAGGAGATTGATGCTTCATTTGATTTACCATACACAAGATTACCACACCCCAAATACTCAGGAAAGAGTTTATCTGCATACGAAATGATAAAATTCTCTGTTAATCTGCACAGAGGTTGTTTTGGCGGTTGTGCATTTTGTGCCATTGCGGCTCATCAAGGAAAACATATTACTTCGCGTTCGGAACGTTCAGTTTTAGAAGAGGTTAAACAACTTACATTAATGCCCGACTTTAAGGGTTATTTATCGGATTTAGGCGGACCTTCTGCCAATATGTATAAAATGGGTGGCAAAAATAAAGAGATGTGCAAAAGATGTAAACGTCCATCATGCTTACACCCCAAGATGTGTAAAAACTTAAAGTGCGATCACTCTCATCTTATTAACTTATATAAGAAGGTTGATGCTATAAAAGGTATAAAAAAGAGTTTTATTGGTAGCGGTATAAGGTATGATATGCTTATGCACCGATATGATGATGAGAATATGAATATTGCTGCCAAACAATATACCGAAGAGGTTATCAGCAAACACGTTTCAGGTCGTTTAAAGGTTGCTCCTGAGCATACATCTGATAGTGTTCTTAATATAATGAGAAAGCCTTCATTTGCTCTGTTTGGTGAGTTTAGAAAGATATTTGACAAAACCAATATTAAATATGGTCTAAACCAACAAATTATACCCTACTTTATATCAAGCCATCCGGGTTGTTCTCTCGTTGATATGGCTGAACTTGCCGTTATTACAAAAGGATTGGATTTTAAACTTGAGCAGGTACAAGACTTCACTCCTACTCCTATGACACTATCAACAGAAATATTTTATACTGGAATAAATCCATATACTGGAGAGGAGGTATATACTGCTAAACGCAAAGAGGATAAACTGGCTCAACGTGAATTTTTCTTTTGGTATAAACCTGAGAACAGGAATAATATAAGAAATACTCTTAAACGTATTGGAAGAGAGGATTTAGCAAATAAACTTCTTGGCAACAAAAAGAGAAAGTAG
- a CDS encoding T9SS type A sorting domain-containing protein, with product MKKLLLIVAVALLSVTAINAQVLGTKEWNKTLTTVAAAEDATNGVMAIDDNGNLFVSGALTTTATFGSTSLEPIGLAQYIVKYNATGAEQWATAIQGPATITAMDTDAEGNLYVAGKFADEILVCDVTENQISLVSSNSDSQTAAFIAKYSATGTLIAAQACEATVDATVNDSYMYFGYPAEISINNIQVEGDALYVSFTYNGDVTLGGFSLDAKYLFNSMGFGDYLDTTSGAVIALNNTTLAPSALIVNASVKEDNASVSRGINDINFTVEDGNAYVSVVGFGDLTIQTANSSQDVTFAMDGMGTNEYGMIIAKVGAIEAVKVYNNVSTSLSVTSYNKVENMEVIGDNLYITGTFRGYCPLDNTLSTLDGDAEKSTSDIYVASLATSTLSTNWVVTTPDKNDEVNQQYESIVGAMIYPNEVRMVTAVKKVSGNAVVSTSNQLVSFAGEVSSLDTEQATAVAYNGTNAAYILNNSTSSALYYGTIPVQELVNEETVEVINGEILKTNVWNSSISAVGATDANPASPAAMDADGNLYVSGTQTQDFDFAGTTIGSLGIGAYVAKYDVAGNEKFAFALYGSIALTAMTTDAEGNLYVAGSFTDEAYITDIEGQTGDYETITGATGDWSMERPSSFLAKYDANGNLLSVNTFDAVAGYDTSAEYWGGVPYVSINKIVSEGEKVYVQFTYNGDVTIDTVTLEAKYMFYFWSAYMDIPSNAVVSFDTDMIAIAKEAELSMAVDGADSASSVESFNFAVKDGEVYVSAFGYGNLALTTPVGSETFSFAIDSEGNTEHGAVVAKVGATLETKKFSNITTGTYNVFNVISGMDVYAGNIYIAGTFNETFAFANTTTAAGASDIFAVCLNASDLSATWTATDAKDEGATNTYYEVATGMILYKGNVYVTGAVIDMNEDEVTENLNYNVSSEGNMSLGVARPAMATAYCDDYAALVNFTETTNVAYYSFEELVGIEESVVDGTSNITYANGMYIFTEAVDAQIYDVQGRCVKAVKAATEIATEGLNKGVYILKAGSEVVKFVK from the coding sequence ATGAAGAAACTATTACTTATTGTTGCTGTTGCACTATTGTCAGTAACAGCAATTAATGCCCAAGTATTGGGTACAAAAGAGTGGAATAAAACACTCACTACAGTTGCTGCAGCCGAAGATGCAACAAACGGTGTAATGGCAATTGATGACAACGGAAACCTATTTGTATCAGGTGCATTAACAACAACTGCGACATTTGGCTCAACATCATTAGAACCAATAGGATTAGCACAATACATTGTTAAATACAATGCAACAGGAGCAGAGCAATGGGCAACTGCAATTCAAGGACCAGCAACAATTACTGCGATGGATACTGATGCTGAAGGAAACTTGTATGTTGCAGGTAAATTTGCTGATGAAATTCTAGTTTGTGATGTAACTGAAAATCAAATATCTTTGGTGTCATCAAACTCAGATTCTCAAACAGCAGCGTTTATTGCAAAATATAGTGCAACAGGAACTTTGATTGCGGCACAAGCATGTGAGGCTACTGTTGATGCAACAGTAAACGATTCATATATGTATTTCGGTTATCCAGCTGAAATATCAATCAATAATATTCAAGTTGAAGGAGATGCTCTTTATGTATCATTTACATACAACGGAGATGTAACTTTGGGAGGTTTTTCTCTTGATGCAAAATATCTATTTAATAGTATGGGATTTGGTGACTACTTAGATACAACAAGTGGAGCAGTCATTGCCTTGAATAATACAACACTTGCACCTTCAGCTTTGATTGTAAATGCATCAGTTAAAGAAGACAATGCATCAGTTTCTAGAGGAATAAATGATATAAACTTTACAGTTGAAGACGGAAATGCTTATGTATCTGTTGTTGGTTTTGGCGATTTAACAATTCAAACAGCAAACTCTTCACAAGATGTAACTTTTGCAATGGATGGAATGGGAACTAATGAATATGGAATGATTATTGCAAAAGTTGGAGCAATAGAGGCTGTTAAGGTTTATAATAATGTATCAACATCATTATCAGTAACTTCATACAACAAAGTTGAAAATATGGAGGTTATAGGAGATAATCTCTATATTACAGGAACATTCCGCGGATATTGTCCATTAGATAATACTTTGTCAACATTAGATGGTGATGCAGAAAAATCTACTTCAGATATTTATGTTGCATCTTTAGCAACGTCAACTTTATCTACTAATTGGGTTGTAACAACACCAGATAAAAATGATGAAGTTAATCAACAATACGAATCAATTGTCGGAGCAATGATATACCCTAACGAAGTTCGTATGGTAACAGCAGTTAAAAAAGTATCAGGTAATGCTGTTGTTTCAACAAGTAATCAATTAGTTTCATTTGCAGGAGAGGTATCATCATTGGATACAGAGCAAGCAACAGCAGTTGCATATAATGGGACCAATGCTGCATATATACTAAATAATTCAACTAGTTCTGCTCTATATTATGGAACAATTCCTGTTCAAGAGTTAGTAAATGAGGAGACTGTTGAGGTAATCAATGGCGAAATCTTAAAAACAAATGTTTGGAATTCATCAATTTCAGCAGTAGGGGCAACAGATGCTAACCCAGCATCTCCTGCAGCAATGGATGCTGATGGTAACTTATATGTATCAGGAACACAAACACAAGATTTTGACTTTGCTGGTACAACAATTGGTTCATTAGGTATTGGAGCATACGTTGCTAAATATGATGTAGCAGGAAATGAAAAATTTGCTTTCGCTCTATATGGCTCAATTGCATTAACTGCTATGACAACTGATGCAGAAGGAAATTTATATGTTGCAGGTTCATTCACAGATGAGGCATATATCACAGATATTGAAGGACAAACAGGAGACTATGAAACAATAACAGGAGCAACTGGAGATTGGTCAATGGAGCGACCATCATCATTCTTGGCAAAATATGATGCTAACGGAAACTTGTTATCTGTAAATACATTCGATGCTGTTGCAGGTTATGATACTTCAGCCGAATATTGGGGTGGTGTGCCATATGTTTCAATAAATAAGATTGTATCAGAGGGAGAAAAAGTATATGTTCAATTTACATATAATGGAGATGTTACTATTGATACTGTTACTTTAGAAGCTAAATATATGTTCTATTTCTGGAGTGCATATATGGATATTCCAAGTAATGCAGTTGTTTCATTTGATACAGATATGATTGCTATTGCAAAAGAGGCAGAGTTATCAATGGCTGTTGATGGTGCGGATTCTGCATCATCAGTAGAGTCATTTAACTTTGCAGTTAAAGATGGTGAAGTTTATGTATCTGCATTCGGATATGGAAATTTGGCATTAACAACACCCGTAGGATCAGAAACATTCTCTTTTGCTATTGATTCAGAAGGAAATACAGAGCATGGAGCAGTAGTTGCAAAAGTTGGAGCAACTCTTGAAACTAAAAAATTCTCAAATATTACAACAGGGACATATAATGTATTTAATGTAATTTCAGGAATGGATGTATATGCAGGAAATATCTATATTGCAGGAACATTCAATGAAACATTTGCTTTTGCTAATACAACTACAGCAGCAGGCGCTTCAGATATCTTTGCAGTATGTCTAAATGCATCTGATTTATCTGCAACTTGGACTGCTACAGATGCAAAAGACGAGGGAGCTACTAATACATATTATGAGGTTGCAACAGGTATGATTCTTTATAAAGGAAACGTTTATGTAACAGGTGCTGTAATTGATATGAATGAAGATGAAGTTACTGAAAATCTTAACTACAATGTTTCATCAGAGGGTAATATGAGTCTTGGTGTTGCACGTCCAGCAATGGCAACAGCATATTGCGATGACTATGCAGCATTAGTAAACTTTACAGAGACAACAAACGTTGCATACTACTCATTTGAGGAGTTAGTAGGTATTGAAGAGTCAGTTGTTGACGGAACTTCAAACATTACATACGCTAACGGAATGTATATCTTTACAGAGGCTGTTGATGCTCAAATCTACGATGTACAAGGACGTTGTGTTAAAGCAGTTAAAGCAGCAACAGAGATTGCAACAGAGGGATTGAACAAAGGTGTATATATTCTAAAAGCAGGAAGCGAAGTTGTTAAGTTTGTAAAATAA
- the uvrB gene encoding excinuclease ABC subunit UvrB: MDFILKSDFKPTGDQPEAIKTLVEGIEQGLPAQTLLGVTGSGKTFTMANVIKEVKKPTLILSHNKTLAAQLYNEFKGFFPENAVEYFVSYYDYYQPEAYIPSSDLYIEKDLAINEEIDRLRLSTTSALLSGRRDVVVVSSVSCLYGIGNPQDFNSNLIHISCGDKMERNNFLRLLVDALYSRNETEVVRGTFRVKGDTVDIYLAYDNIILRVMFWGEEIDSIETIDPSNGRVTGNFSSFNIYPANLFITSKERINKALAQIDIDLSRQVVFFNSVAKEVEAKRIYERVSYDMEMIKEIGYCSGIENYSRYFDGREEGSRPFCLLDYFPKDFLLIIDESHVTVPQIRGMYGGDHSRKLNLVEYGFRLPAAIDNRPLKFEEFEALTPQTIYVSATPADYELEKSEGVVVEQIIRPTGLLDPIIEVRPSLNQIDDMLEEIQLRIERNERVMVTTLTKRMAEELNSYLLRSGIRSNYIHSDVETFDRVEILAGLRNGAYDVLIGVNLLREGLDLPEVSLMIILDADKDGFLRNERALTQTAGRVARNINGMVIMYADKITKSMKKTIDETNRRREKQMKYNKEHGITPQAIKKSQTSVLAGSSSSKIKDNIAIYNKEFDNEINIAADPIVAYMDKESLKASIEKCRESMGKAAKELDFIEAARLRDELLKLEELYKEKFGES, from the coding sequence ATGGACTTTATTCTAAAATCGGATTTTAAACCTACGGGAGATCAGCCTGAAGCAATTAAGACTCTTGTTGAGGGTATAGAACAAGGATTACCTGCCCAAACTCTGCTTGGAGTTACAGGATCGGGTAAAACTTTTACTATGGCCAACGTTATCAAAGAGGTAAAGAAACCGACTCTTATTTTAAGCCATAATAAAACTCTTGCCGCTCAACTTTATAACGAGTTTAAAGGTTTCTTTCCTGAGAATGCAGTTGAGTATTTTGTTTCGTATTACGACTACTACCAACCTGAGGCCTATATCCCAAGTTCTGATTTATATATTGAGAAAGACCTTGCTATAAACGAAGAGATTGACAGGTTAAGATTATCAACTACTTCTGCTCTCTTATCTGGAAGAAGGGATGTTGTTGTGGTCTCATCTGTATCGTGTCTTTATGGCATTGGAAATCCACAGGATTTTAACAGTAATCTTATTCACATTAGTTGTGGTGACAAAATGGAGCGTAACAACTTTTTACGTTTGCTGGTTGATGCTCTATATTCAAGAAATGAGACAGAGGTTGTCAGAGGTACTTTCAGAGTTAAAGGCGACACTGTTGATATTTATCTTGCCTACGACAATATTATTTTACGTGTTATGTTCTGGGGCGAGGAGATTGATTCAATTGAAACAATTGACCCTTCAAACGGAAGAGTAACAGGAAACTTTTCATCGTTTAACATATACCCTGCAAATCTGTTCATTACATCAAAGGAGCGTATTAACAAGGCTCTTGCTCAGATTGATATAGATTTGAGCAGGCAAGTTGTATTCTTTAATAGTGTTGCCAAAGAGGTAGAGGCTAAGAGAATATATGAGCGCGTATCGTACGATATGGAGATGATTAAGGAGATTGGATATTGCTCTGGTATTGAAAACTATTCACGATATTTTGACGGCAGGGAGGAAGGTTCTCGACCATTCTGTCTGCTTGACTATTTTCCTAAAGATTTTTTGCTTATTATAGACGAAAGCCATGTTACAGTTCCTCAAATAAGAGGTATGTATGGTGGCGATCACTCTCGCAAACTAAATTTGGTTGAATACGGATTTAGGCTTCCTGCCGCAATAGACAACAGACCTCTCAAGTTTGAAGAGTTTGAGGCTCTTACTCCTCAGACTATTTATGTTAGTGCAACTCCTGCTGATTATGAATTGGAGAAATCAGAGGGTGTTGTTGTTGAACAGATTATCAGACCAACAGGATTGTTAGACCCTATTATTGAAGTAAGACCAAGCCTTAATCAGATTGATGATATGTTAGAGGAGATTCAACTCCGCATTGAACGCAACGAGAGGGTTATGGTTACAACTCTGACAAAGAGAATGGCAGAAGAACTAAACTCTTATCTCCTACGCTCAGGCATTAGAAGTAACTACATTCACTCTGATGTTGAGACTTTTGACCGCGTTGAAATTTTAGCAGGTCTAAGAAATGGTGCATACGATGTTTTGATTGGCGTAAATCTCTTAAGAGAAGGTTTAGATTTACCAGAAGTCTCTCTTATGATTATTTTAGATGCTGATAAAGATGGTTTCCTAAGAAACGAAAGAGCATTAACTCAAACTGCGGGAAGGGTTGCTCGTAACATTAACGGTATGGTTATTATGTATGCTGACAAGATTACCAAAAGCATGAAAAAAACCATAGATGAGACTAATCGAAGACGGGAGAAACAGATGAAATACAATAAAGAGCATGGTATCACGCCTCAAGCAATAAAGAAATCTCAAACATCTGTATTAGCGGGTAGCAGTTCTTCTAAAATCAAAGATAATATTGCAATATATAATAAAGAGTTTGATAACGAAATAAATATTGCAGCAGATCCAATTGTTGCATATATGGATAAAGAGTCATTGAAGGCATCTATTGAGAAATGTAGAGAATCTATGGGAAAAGCAGCAAAAGAATTGGATTTTATTGAGGCTGCTCGTTTGAGAGATGAGTTGTTAAAATTGGAGGAGTTATATAAAGAGAAATTTGGAGAGAGTTAA